The sequence below is a genomic window from Colias croceus chromosome 11, ilColCroc2.1.
aTAATCATAGATTAAAATGTCGTGACGACTTCTCATAAACGTATGCGTGTGCAATAACTGTTATTTACTTTACTCAATacgtatgtaatttatttattatctgtgacaTGAAACCATTAGCGAGATTTGTTTTTtgacaattatttttacagaCTTGTTATTTGGAAATGAACATTAAAGTGATAATTAATTGCTTACTGTTTTCACTTTTATGTTACAAAGAATCTGTATATCTAGAGAAATAAGCAAATTAGATTAGTATTCTTTTTAGTTTTACAGACTTAAATTTCCCTATCTTCCATTTCTTTATCTACCATCACAATTCACACTTTTACTGAACTTAAAGtaacacattaaataaattagaattttCCCCACCCCACATTTGCCTACTCCTATAAGTAATTGTatcttaccacaaaaaatctatatatataaaactcaaaggtgactgatatagtgatctatcaacgcacagtccaaaccactggacgtatcgggctgaaatttggcatgcaggtagatgtcataacgtaggcgtcccctaagaaaggatttcccgaaattcttgcgggaacggggaaaaacggggatgcacgtacaaagtcgtgggcggaagctagtaaccTAAAATGCAAAACAAAATGTCTCTAGAGttgtttacatttaatataataccaCAGAGAAGAGAGCAGGCGCCATGATTAAATCGCAATTGGCAACACTCGCCTGCGGTTGCGGCGGCAAAAGTGCGAgcacaataatataatgaactagtattactattaataattattgatgaatTATAGGCACattgtgtataatttttatcgactatgaattttttttaaatgcacaGTTGAGATAAGCCGTCTAGATgtgctttgaaaaattaaattaatcacATTGTATTATGAAGATGGATTCAACAATATTTAGAGAGAAAtagagtaaaataattttttggaAGTGAAAGGAtcatagtttaaataaaataagtatctacataaaatttatttactttaaattcaataatataaaatatgtagcaattattatatgtataggcATAGGAAACATTAGAAAAAGAGCGTGCCTTATAAGTAATGAAATCACTGGCGGGAAAACTGCAGggaaaaaaagataaaaagaaAGAGAAGGAAGGTGAATTTGGGGAAGGAAAAAGGACAGTTTTTGTGTGCTATTTAGAAtcgaaatctatactaatattataaagctgaagagtttgtttgtttgtttgtttgtttgaacgcactaatctcgggaactactggtccgatttgaaaaattatttcggtgttagatagcccatttatcgaggaaggttataggctatatttcatcacgatacgggcaacaggagtggagccatgggggtgaaaccgcgcggagcagctagtaatagataaattgcaaaaaataggTCTGACGAAGTCGGTGACACTAGGTAATCGTTAAAAAGCAAGTGTttggaaaatataattattaaaagctAAAGTATCGTGGCTTTACTGTTTATCGAGTCCAACAGAAGCATAAAAAATCTGCTTTgcctaaataaaatttggcaGGTACCTACCAAATATTTCATCTTCTTACTTTTAAACTTTTTGCAATAGCAGAAAATAATATACGAtagacataaattattattaaaaccgCGCATTGCAACTAAGGCCGgatgtaatttatatgtaagtataatcTATTGGTTGCTGCACAATAAAAATTCTCTAGGCTACACGATAGAAAATGAAACtatctattttttgtatgtacgCAACATCCTTCCCTGAGAAAATCTTacaaagtaacaaacatcttCATGATAAACTATCTTGTTAAATAGtcaagttattttaataaactagtACATGTACATTCTAATTATATCCGACAATGTTGCGTCCATTgcttttgaattaaaaaaaaaagttattgtaTCTATGGTAGCGCGGGAAAAAAGTTCAAAATGGCGGGTGCATGTCAAAGCGCACGTTTACGAAACTGCATGCGACATTGCATAGCGCGCTGGGTGCGTTGACCCCGAGTTTTGACCCACGACTCGAGGTCATGCGGTCACCGATGTAAGGGCCCGCCTACACTGTCCTTAGGCCTAATTGACTGGTGAAAAATTTATGAACTTGTCTTTAGGATCCTTTCTATTACACTATTGAAATAACCGTACAGTGTATACGATGCGGAGagggtatatttatttatgaagtaatggtttaatttttaattgtgagttatttatatatctttCCATGCGtcttgtttataaattttaaagtaaaataagcGTTTTTTAATAACCTATCATGGTACTCGATAACTTAAATGGTGCACGCAAGAGCAGCCTCAGGCTCCGACCATTATGTTATAATTCTCACAATAAAATCAACTTCACCGTGTAACGGTTACAAAAAAGCATAGATAAATTATGAGAAAATTGCCTGTACATTTATCACTCACTAGTTTTCATATATGGTAACATAGGTATGTAAAATAGGCCCCTATTATCGAGCACGATTAGTGATTACTGATTACATCTCTGCGTAGTTTATCTTGAAGGATTTATCCGTCGCTTTACAAATAGAGAAAATGTGCGGATAATAATCATTAACTGTGGgctagaaatataattaattgataaagCGCACTTCCTGTGACAGAGAATGCAAATAATAACAGctgttatgttatttttatcacgGGTCTGAAAAAAAACTGCGGTTATTTCTACATAGGCTAGATAGAGCTAATGATTTTACACTCAGTtcattagacttcttttagaagcactttcaaaatgtttatgttacatatttttaacaatttctttttctaattaccaccgattcggaaagcagtatctatggagaagaaccggcaagaaactccatagttgctctttttctCCATATTTGTTCTTACtattatagtaatttattatttaataccaataatatctaataatttaacacatattattgttttaccGTAGAATCTGATCatctaatacatatttaaaataaagactgTAATTTAGACGCTCAattgaaatgtatttgttaataattattttagactAAATGAACTGTATTATgcgtaatacataatatgttaaaaataatctaaaaaCAGAACAGACAGCTTTAAATAGAATTTAAGTGTAATaacatgaaattatttaaagctAAAGTGTTTTATAGATAGCTCGATGCTCacaattaactttttattgttattaaggCAATTTGTGGAAGCCATTCCGGAGTAATCGAGgtacaattatattaacatGTGTTAACCTGTTGACGTTGCTGAGAATGTGAAGAATGTTGATATGCTAGCAGCTAGTttgttctaaaaataaatgaatatttagaaattaaacgATTTTAAGACAAAGAACTCCTAATTCTGAACAATGTTCTCCTAATTAGTACTTTCGTATTTTCGTTCATAAGGCTCCTtaccttattaattttcattttcttcCATATGTTTAAAACATCAATTCTATCCGTATTATTACTTTTGTTACATGCATTTTATGTATTGAACATACAAGAAGtgatatctatatttattgcGCCTGACTAGAACATATCAGAGGCGAGTAAATCCGACATAGCCTAGATATACAGACTTACGAGTTTAGATTAAGTTATATAGGTTTAAGTTACAACAGTTGGTGATAACCTTTAGAGCTTTCGTCTCAAACgttactcaaactcaaacatttatttattcaattagacttcgtctagaagcacttttgaatcgacATTACATATtgttaacatttaccaccgattcggaaagcaatATCTATTgctctataaattataaagtgtataaatgtttaattagaCATAATGAAATCCTTGTTATCTAAAAATTGATCcttatttcagaaaaaaagTCCATCAACTATGGCAGTTACTTATAGTTAAGTTCAATGATTACCTAACTCACTTATAGGCAAAAATTGTTATGTTATATtgatttactagctttccgcccgcgctttgtctaaaacataataaattatatactattcctcttgaatccctctatctattaaaaaaaaccgcatcaaaatccgttgcgtagttttaaagatttaagcatacatagggacatagggacagagaaagcgactttgttttatactatgtatagtGAAGTCACATTATACATggttataataaaagtaaatacaacTGCATCATTGTATATAACCAAGTAATTACAACGTGCAAAACAAAAGTTGTCAACAGTAGCTTTGAaaacaattacataatatgtgtatgaatatgtaattgaaaatcaaatcttattttcatagaggttaaataaaaactcATACCATCTTGGGACACAGACAATGGCGTATTGTATGGATTTCTGGAATCTTCTGACTTCTCTACATCTCACGACTGCTGACTAATACCAAAGAAGACATAGATAGTAATACTGCTAATAAACTTTACTTTGTTATTTTCCTTTGTcacagttaaaataaaactatactaGAAGCTTTTTGTGCGTTGGCAggcttaaaaattatgttcttttgttttatttttttatatataaaaataaggtttaaaaaCTTAAACCCTAGACTAATAAAATACGCTCGTAAAATTAAGAAACAAGAAAAAAGTCTCCGCTGATAGCGATTTGTTTAAAGTCGGCACCAAGTTTtctatgttataataataaagaatcttaaaattcttaaaaccTTCAGTCCTTTACTTTGTAGTTTCTAAACCATTTACCAACCAACGTAAAGTCGAAACAACTTCATAGCTTGCTAATTGCTCGCAAGACATTAAACACAAGGCCCCATTTGTTCCCAGAGGTTGTACAGCCAAACAAACAGACTGTCAATGGAACCCCCCGTCGAAACCTGTTAGAGTTGTGCAAATGTTTACATTTTCATAGCCAAGATGTCATGGAGAATGCAATAATTGTGTGGAATTTCGTATCGCTTACACTGTATTTCTGTTATGTGAATACAATGTTTATGACGATGTTAAAAACTATATACCTAAGCGTAAAAATCAATTGTGTTTATTAGTGTAACTTATTTTGCTGGGCTGTAAAGCTTTGccagtattattaatttacccagatttattgtattcatggcaattttatgttttacatgTAGATTATTAGaggtacaataaattattacaattttatagtattcggTTTCTAAGTACAGAATTTTGTACTcaggtatttttaatttcactaacaatatataatatttctttgaataGCGAGTAAGTGCGGGCGTGTTTGTATGCCCGTTTGAGTATCGTTGACCTGATCTTCATATCACTCCGTTGGTTATCCATGagaaaaaaatttcattatttagtaCAGTTCTTCTtactcattttaaattttgattgaacaaaggacaataaaaatagtaaagaTCGTACTCATATAAGTAATACGTCatagttaattaattgaaaaaaaaaatttaaatatagtcTAGAGCGCAACAtctctatacataatattataatcaccTACCAATCAACAACAAATGAACCTTTGAACACTTACACTTTTAAACATAACTAACCTCAACCTTATTGTTACAGATCAGCAATCCTGCTACTCGCAGTAGCAGCTACATGTGCTGCGCCAGCATCCAACAACAACCTGACAGAGGACAAAAAGGAGCCGACCACGCACGAGCTCCTCAGTTCCCTGGGGCTCAAGAAGCTAAGAGTACCCGCTGCTCACCACAGGAAGAGACTAGCAGAACAGGGCAGGCGACATGGAACAGGCGACTCCAGGATGTACGTCATCAAATTACCCCCAAACATGAACTATTATAGTAACATAGACCCCGCGCCAGCCGCAGCCAGGACTCTGCCGCTACAAATGACAAGCAATGGTAAACCAGCCAGGGTCTACCACTGGAACCTACCAGTTCTCCATAAGCTTGCGAAGAACAGACCACAAGCAAGGCTCaatgatgataatattgtaGACGTGGAGAGCACACCCACCTGGCCGAAAAGACACCCGAATTCAATAGAAGCAATGGCGTATTACGTTCCCGCGAAGAAACCGTCTTTCAGGAAGTATTATTCGGGGAATGGAAAACCTAAATCTTTCTACGTTCTGGAGAAGAACAAGAGTGCCGTGGAGTATCACAAGCTATTGCCGTAATTTCATATGTAAATGTCAAACTTGTATTGGATCGCTTATATATTgctaatatttgtaatttaggACGTTTGGCTAAATCGAAATATTCCAAAAATTCATCGAAAAGCTTATCGTGTTTTGAAAGatcaaaatttcatttttattgtttattaatatttacaaaatatgtatgacatgaaaattaaaatatcataaccaTCGCTTTAAtcgtttataattaaagtgtTAAACTGTATCTGATCGTAActgcatttattttaatttttctgttATCCTAATTTAAATCTCTTAggtttttaaaacattcaGTGAATAACGTATTCGCCAAAAGATAGGGCAGATGCTAATTGCCATTCAGCCTTGTTTCATTTGAGTTAAGACGTTGGGACATGCATTTATATGTGTCACAGATTAttatacaagtgataactgcgttaaaaacaaccgacttcaaacttgcacttgcaaaatttacaaatacctacatacaaaaatgctcataaaataaaaactactaggcctatccgaataaaatttttatgggaccaattcgacaccatcccgcatcgaacaaaaaaagaatcacgtaaatcggttcagaaacctcggagtaatcggtgtacatacataaaaaaaaaaaaaaaaaatataccggccgaattgataacctcctccttttttttgaagtcggttaaaaaccgGCGACTCACTTACTTGtagcaggggcaatattggaattgcACCCTTAATGGCTCCTTAATTTTGATGTGTATAGGCAAGCATGGGCAATTTAGAGAACTGAAATTGCTTCTACCGCCTTCCTgagattgttccaatattgccccatGCGGCAGTTGAGTAGCCGGCTTAACTTGACTTTATAAAGCTAGTTTCCTGACAATTTGTACATAATCGCTAACATAGATTTAGGTAACATAGGtgcttcaaaataattaatgaagacTGCGAtacgaatttaaattattatcaattactTAGCATAAGAAATAACTCGACATCTATCATTATTAAGTTCGCATGCATCATGTGCTTAAGACGCctatttacttatataaacAATGTACTTTTAAATGTAACCAAATAGGAcgaatcattttattatttttactaattttgGAAAGTGTATAAACactattattgaaatatattcatttaattgtaTTGGCTTAAGCTCAAGTATTTgcatttaaatgttataatgtaATGGGGGGAGTCCTTTCAGCGAAGCGGAGTAAAATTGGTTTGCaagatcaaatttttcatgtatttgcaattatatgacgcttctagaaaaaataatcaatacacttcaagatatttcctaaaaagtgtgctaatttgttacacaaccacgtgtattttgttcgatcatataaaatcataaaaataggctaaaataaagatcgaaaacgaattatttattaatgaaatttctgattttggaaataatttttatataaggatatgtattttgatgtactgcagaaaacgtgctaaattttggttttctactgaagccctgtaattattaaatacatattatatctcagaacttaacgttgcccagcgttttctttacaaaccgcGCTGCCCGCTACCCCGCCAGTCCTGATCAGGCGCTTGCTAACGTAGGACCTGTGTCAAATTATCTCCGCTCGATTTTAAGTTTTgagtaaagataaattattgaaaatgggtaacaaaacaaacaaaattcggaAGAAAGCAGTGTCAGTATCACAAAAAAGGACAGGAAAAGAGAACTAGTATGTAAATtgagtaatatgataaaaacgtagttacttgatgccacagaataaaaatatcagttggtcataaagtttcacctcgtatgcttttatttcaaaacgataaaagctgcgttactgtgaaataagagtttagtttataataatttgttttatatatataatactagtggtccgccccggcttcgcccgtggtacatatttcgcaataaaaggtagcctatgccttttctcgggtatcaaaatatctctataccaaatttcatgcaaattggttcagtagtttaggcgtgattgagtaacagacagacagacagagttacgttcgcatttataatattagtatggattattattacgtaattggtgtattatttgcataattttggggtataattattaattacagttgtttattttaaggaaaaaaacaataatgattatttgttaaaaaataattgataatagtcaaataataatgattattgactaataataattattaatcactacagtaaaagttccttattggcggggtatatgttccataaaatatatgcctcgaatacagaaaccgtgaatacggaatggtaattattatatgggattataggttctacgttatacgttcctaggtgacgattgagatttttttcgtgtctcattttttttagttgacattataaatttataaactaggaagagtgcagtagacgttactcgatcacaattatttttgtaacgaatgtgaaagacgaaacctataaaacacgcaaagcggcttttactataaacggaactacatttaaaaatatactttatttattgagttataagattgcttccattctgtttatttacattctcaaaaacatcaatcgcGGCAAAGGCGGCTTGCGACAAAGGCGGCTTGGGTCAAAGGCCTCGGCgatatcattaattaacaacataatattatgtactttaggctaacttgtaataagatctattttactttcttattaGTCCATTTGACAAGGATATTGTGTTAGATACctattggaataattttattattatgtatgtacttattaaatccgcgaataaaaaaatttttagtcgcgaatatagaaattgggtcgcatttttttaattcccgaATAGTGAAAACGCGAATAAAGGAAGCGCgaataaggaacttttactgtataatagatgataatagttagttcataatcattgttattatagttcattgaaaagttacatttggggttgcGTTTTTTAGGAGgacgcattttatttttttgatgtgtagggggggttagtgtgaagctatcaccaagtttgtggggtcgccacccttgtcccacggccgccatcttaaaaatagcgcttaatatggtttttatgatatatctcttaaactattaatctgataaaaaaaaattgtcaacattatttgttgcaaattaaattttctacaattttggtccagtaactttttgtcatagaactataaataaaaatgttatgagtgaaaatgttcagaaattagcgatatttatatttttcaataaaactttttttttttataattttacgaagaaataatatcagaccatttttgtagattgttgTAGTATTGtagttatattgtaatacacgcgctctatactattctaatataatactctaagcttctactggtagcagcaagtaatatttattagttacaccaagtacttccataattatgttgtgctaattaataaattcctagtacctacttatctcagtttataaagttgtaaatgatttctttatttacttttatatttacaatctgacacaaacacttttacattgcttacataataaaaattgatcacaatttacttttgatataagtattttacacTGTGGCATAGCGCTAACGTTACGAAAAACAAACGACGCGAGGAGCGCGAGGAGCGCGTGTCACGCGAACGGCCCCGCACACCTCACCTCCAATCTTGCCTCGCGTTGAAATACCTCGCGTTAAGAGCGTAACTTTTACATAATAAGTAacgtatacagggtgtcccattATTGGTATAATAAGCTCAAAGGagtttatagttttgcatacgctgagtacgtaaaattccagatgcatttttttttcaaatagatgaattcttaaaactatctgtacagtgtacacccCTAACAAGCAATCCGCCAAACTTTGCCAcccgcacgtgagctatcgctTAAGATTCAGTTtttatagacaaaatgctcacattagcgaagcgtTATATGCCGGCtacgcgaagctagagaaggaAACATGAATTtcaaggaaaaatttagcaaaaaatttttggcgtaattttgttgtttaagtatttttttcgtGGTTTGTGTATGCaacgcgcttagtataccgataGTGGGACACCTGTATAATgacttttaaatatgtaatcagtAAGTGAACAATGGTCACAAATCAAGAGAGCTAGGAGTAGGCtagtacttatattttaagtattaatttataaccaATATCCTATTTAGGGTCGAACAACTTTATGAATGCTTTAGACATATAAATGTAGACATTATAATTAGCTTatgtgtaattatattttgtacaacatttaaatgtagataataaattatcaaaattatacaatttattttatttcaatccaCAACCCtctatatgttatattttcgAATATGccacatattatataacatactTTACTTATAAACACAAAAGTTAGCTTCTTTCCTGTATGATAGAGTTTTAGCAAAAAGCTCTACTGGGgaaataatgtaggtaatccttattccttgataaatgagAAACTTAATAGATACttttttctctacataagcaccatcctcgtacttcaaggaatataataaaaaaagaattatcgaaatcggtccacccgttctcgaattatgcgcttaccaacacattttgcgattcatttttatataaaagaagaagattaaaaagtaactgtccaaaagaatttttttttgtcttacCAGTAATATTAAAGGGCTCTCCGTAATAGTAAAGGTAAGATAATGCATTTGTGCATCTTATACACATGTACATCAAAAACTCTGAACCTATAATATTTCGAAATACTTACTTACACAAACTTCTTGGAGAATTAGAAAGAAATAGAAAGAATAGagatacattatttataaaatggatAAAAGATCCTAATAACCTAATattaaagcaaaattataacaaatcgAGAAATTAcgctaataaattaattaatagaactaaaaataattattacaaatcaGAAATAATTGCAAACGGGAATAATAGTAGACAATTATGGCAAATATTAAATCGAATCACTGGTAGAATTAAGAGGTCGATTGATGATACTATTAATAATGCATTTCAAAAAACTAACGTGTCTTATAAACAGATCGCAAACAACTTTGCacaattttctaaaaatagcacaaaaaatattactccTAACTGCTCAATGCCATTACTTAATAAATCACAATACAAAACTTCGGCCCAGGTCACTATGCGACTAAAACCCGCGAAGCCTGATGCagtcaaaaatataatcatgAGCTTAGACAATAATAAAGCCCCAGGGGTAGATGGTATTAGAGCCtgtgacttaaaaaaaatatgtacaagaATTCAAACAGTCAtcacaaatttaattaatttatgtataaaaaccTGTACCTACCCATCAGTGCTTAAAACCGGCATTGTCCGACCGATTTATAAAAAGGGATCAAAAACAGATTATACCAACTATAGACCGATAACAATATTGCCTACTATTGATAagattattg
It includes:
- the LOC123695751 gene encoding uncharacterized protein LOC123695751 encodes the protein MQNLIRSAILLLAVAATCAAPASNNNLTEDKKEPTTHELLSSLGLKKLRVPAAHHRKRLAEQGRRHGTGDSRMYVIKLPPNMNYYSNIDPAPAAARTLPLQMTSNGKPARVYHWNLPVLHKLAKNRPQARLNDDNIVDVESTPTWPKRHPNSIEAMAYYVPAKKPSFRKYYSGNGKPKSFYVLEKNKSAVEYHKLLP